The Schistocerca gregaria isolate iqSchGreg1 chromosome 1, iqSchGreg1.2, whole genome shotgun sequence genome includes a window with the following:
- the LOC126336518 gene encoding trypsin alpha-like — translation MMRQAVLVLSLAACVLAAELPVRRIPHSGPHRKFGLKHGRITGGSDASLGQFPYQVSLQWVQLGLASHTCGGSIVSASAVVTAGHCADPAFIGHYEAVAGINSLNSNGQRVEVSQQVVHPDYAEVDNVAINDIAVFLLQSSFSLSGNVQAISLPTAGSVPSAGSTATLSGWGSVSTGIIPNYPDILQWVDVSIISNSECALLLGNSPLNDENICTGPVNDGISACSGDSGGPLAQDGALIGVVSWGIVPCGSAGAPSVFTRVSAFLDFVNQYA, via the exons ATGATGAGACAGGCCGTTCTGGTGCTGTCGCTCGCTGCGTGCGTGTTGG CGGCTGAGCTGCCAGTCCGCCGTATTCCACACAGCGGACCCCACAGGAAGTTTGGCCTGAAGCACGGTCGCATCACCGGTGGCTCAGATGCCTCCCTAG GCCAGTTCCCGTACCAGGTGTCCCTGCAGTGGGTGCAGCTCGGGCTGGCGTCCCACACGTGTGGCGGCTCCATCGTGAGCGCCAGCGCCGTCGTCACCGCAGGCCACTGCGCCGACCCCGCCTTCATCGGACACTACGAG GCCGTGGCTGGTATCAACTCTCTGAACTCCAACGGCCAGAGGGTGGAAGTATCCCAGCAGGTAGTGCACCCAGACTACGCGGAAGTTGA TAATGTCGCCATCAACGACATCGCCGTCTTCCTGCTGCAGTCCAGCTTTTCTCTGAGCGGCAACGTACAGGCCATCTCGCTGCCCACCGCTGGATCCGTCCCCAGTG CTGGTTCGACGGCGACTCTGTCCGGCTGGGGCAGCGTCAGCACGGGTATCATACCCAACTACCCCGACATCCTGCAGTGGGTCGACGtcagcatcatcagcaacagcGAGTGCGCGCTGCTGCTGGGCAACAGCCCGCTCAACGATGAGAACATCTGCACCGGCCCCGTCAACGACGGCATCTCCGCCTGCTCG GGAGACTCCGGCGGACCGCTGGCCCAGGACGGAGCCCTCATCGGAGTCGTGTCCTGGGGCATCGTGCCCTGCGGCTCTGCTGGAGCGCCTTCCGTCTTCACCAGGGTATCCGCTTTCTTGGACTTTGTCAACCAGTACGCCTGA